From a single Halanaerobiaceae bacterium ANBcell28 genomic region:
- the pyrE gene encoding orotate phosphoribosyltransferase yields the protein MINREEILKDLKDSNALLDGHFLLTSGLHSEAYIQCAQLLQYPDLAEKFCKALAPKLESYGIELVVGPALGGVVVAYEMARTLKVPNIFAERKNGEMSLRRNFQIKPGQKVLVMEDVVTTGGSVKEVVDVIKEKGGEVVAVASLIDRSGGEADFGVPFESLIEFNFEVYQPENCPLCKKGSEAVKPGSRS from the coding sequence ATGATTAATAGAGAAGAAATACTAAAAGATTTGAAAGATTCAAATGCTTTATTAGATGGTCATTTTTTACTTACTTCAGGATTACATAGTGAGGCATATATTCAGTGTGCTCAATTATTACAGTATCCTGATTTAGCAGAAAAATTCTGTAAAGCATTAGCACCGAAATTAGAAAGCTATGGTATAGAACTTGTAGTAGGACCAGCTTTAGGGGGAGTAGTTGTGGCTTATGAAATGGCTAGAACTTTAAAAGTACCCAATATTTTTGCAGAACGAAAAAATGGGGAAATGAGCTTGAGAAGAAATTTTCAGATTAAGCCAGGACAGAAAGTTTTAGTAATGGAAGACGTTGTTACAACAGGTGGTTCTGTTAAAGAAGTTGTTGATGTAATAAAAGAAAAGGGCGGAGAAGTAGTTGCTGTTGCTTCTTTAATTGACCGTAGTGGAGGAGAAGCAGATTTTGGAGTTCCTTTTGAGTCTTTGATAGAGTTCAATTTTGAAGTATATCAGCCAGAAAATTGTCCTTTATGTAAAAAAGGAAGTGAAGCAGTTAAACCTGGAAGCCGTTCTTAG
- the trmD gene encoding tRNA (guanosine(37)-N1)-methyltransferase TrmD: protein MFFDILTLFPDMFMGPFTESMIARAQERDIIDINLINIRDYSNDKHKTTDDTPYGGGAGMVMKVEPIFRAYEDLSKNHNKAPVILLSPQGRQLNQDIVRELSQHDGLILLCGHYEGIDERVRDEIVDDEISIGDYVLTGGETAAIVLVDAIARMLPGFLGDEQSKIEDSFYNGLLDYPHYTRPRTYRNKSVPDVLLSGNHAAIDRWRRKEALKRTLLRRPDLIEEKDFDKKDIELLDEIKLELEGEN, encoded by the coding sequence ATGTTTTTTGATATATTAACTTTATTTCCTGATATGTTCATGGGTCCTTTTACTGAAAGCATGATAGCTAGAGCACAGGAAAGGGATATTATAGATATAAATTTGATTAATATCAGAGATTACAGTAATGATAAGCATAAAACTACAGATGATACTCCTTATGGTGGTGGAGCAGGAATGGTGATGAAAGTCGAACCAATCTTTCGCGCTTATGAAGATCTTAGTAAGAATCATAATAAGGCTCCTGTGATATTGCTTAGTCCTCAAGGAAGGCAACTCAATCAAGATATTGTAAGAGAATTGAGCCAGCATGATGGTTTAATCCTTTTATGTGGTCATTATGAAGGTATTGATGAAAGAGTTAGAGATGAAATCGTAGATGATGAAATCTCTATAGGAGATTATGTTCTCACCGGTGGTGAAACTGCAGCGATAGTATTAGTTGATGCTATTGCCAGGATGCTACCTGGATTTTTAGGAGATGAACAATCAAAGATTGAAGACTCTTTTTATAATGGTTTACTTGATTATCCACATTATACAAGACCAAGAACATATAGAAATAAATCTGTACCTGATGTTTTATTAAGTGGGAATCATGCAGCTATAGATCGCTGGAGACGGAAAGAAGCTCTTAAAAGAACTTTGTTACGCCGGCCAGATTTGATTGAAGAAAAGGATTTTGATAAAAAAGACATAGAACTATTAGATGAAATTAAGCTCGAATTAGAAGGTGAAAATTAA
- the rpsP gene encoding 30S ribosomal protein S16 gives MSVKIRMKRMGSKRNAFYRLVVADSRKPRDGRFIEEVGYYNPTTEPATVKINEEKALKWLKDGALPSDTVKSLLKKEGIMAKFYEQK, from the coding sequence ATGTCAGTTAAAATTCGTATGAAAAGAATGGGAAGTAAAAGAAATGCTTTTTATCGTTTGGTTGTTGCTGATTCAAGGAAACCTAGAGATGGTCGTTTTATTGAAGAGGTAGGATATTATAACCCTACTACTGAGCCTGCTACAGTTAAAATAAATGAAGAAAAAGCATTAAAATGGTTAAAGGATGGTGCTTTACCTTCTGATACTGTTAAGAGTTTACTTAAAAAAGAAGGTATTATGGCTAAATTCTATGAGCAGAAATAA
- a CDS encoding ankyrin repeat domain-containing protein, with the protein MKMKITIFLLLIIFIITLNININAYNQKYYFLPEVIKSENEILSNIIQEAHQEKFLSNDLWTTTRLNIDSNIVTFNDKFINASNKGDLELVKQLFDKNIDIDYQCKENGNTALILASKNGHIDVVEYLLSQGADINRVNNLSYPAIWYAANEGHFTIVDLLLEYNVNINKTYGGTTLLQWNAYQGNLANVKSLIDRGAEINIITNTRGGALRDLMSVEITSERKEILRILFQNGAVVYNSWLDIAEENGYLEYIKELLKIEVNKANNYMIYYGLVLDYPDEEWIPLPIKFMIEIDSVEEKVNGSYNIFHSNNEKYISDGVLYDDYIKLENEEKIYLTWDINDEVEGDIYPKRFFGYIEKENREFRFEVKRERIIGDRIEPIEDDYISQKEMIIFPDLIFTSSIDLGAGSWSPITIEYTNNLPVWELINIGESIRGRQPGSIRFVHHRSYNYYFTMASFAPEYLRNYRNTENTLNYLKRWSVKSLYTYNLYNKFITELKESEKNVYNYYIDVHGLSSEEARDATDRVISRIIDRAAGSYPGSSTYPENFSYDYISPLFEAIINNADLYLIEKLLKEENDPEYKIEALKAGMLYNRSIEVVEMIARDIVYNDEMILSTSTISCSLGSLEMLELLIELGINIDQENVFAKTPLYYAIQYSYFDAVKLLVENGANVNHEYGYSEEYLEYLFWERERVTQKRTPLMHAAQHSNVEMMEYLVEMGADLYAVDEYGSNVLDYANRKGKSNNIEFLELKLSE; encoded by the coding sequence ATGAAAATGAAAATAACAATTTTTTTATTATTAATTATTTTTATTATTACTTTGAATATTAATATTAATGCTTATAATCAAAAATATTACTTCTTGCCAGAGGTGATAAAATCTGAGAATGAGATACTGAGTAATATAATTCAAGAAGCACATCAAGAAAAATTCCTATCTAATGATTTATGGACAACTACTCGTTTAAACATAGATTCTAATATTGTAACTTTTAATGATAAATTTATAAATGCTAGCAATAAAGGAGATTTGGAACTTGTAAAGCAACTGTTTGATAAAAACATAGATATAGATTATCAATGTAAAGAGAATGGAAATACAGCTTTAATTCTCGCTTCAAAAAATGGTCATATTGATGTAGTTGAATATTTACTTTCACAAGGTGCAGATATTAATAGAGTAAATAATCTTTCTTATCCAGCTATCTGGTATGCTGCTAATGAAGGTCATTTTACAATTGTAGATCTTTTATTGGAATATAATGTAAATATTAATAAGACTTATGGAGGTACAACACTTTTGCAATGGAATGCATATCAAGGGAATCTAGCTAATGTGAAATCTTTAATTGATAGAGGAGCAGAAATTAATATAATTACTAATACTCGCGGTGGAGCTTTAAGAGATCTTATGTCTGTGGAAATTACTTCCGAAAGAAAAGAAATTCTAAGGATTTTATTTCAAAATGGGGCAGTTGTATATAATAGTTGGCTAGATATTGCAGAAGAAAATGGATATTTAGAATATATAAAAGAACTACTGAAAATTGAGGTAAATAAAGCTAATAATTATATGATATATTACGGACTAGTTTTAGATTATCCAGATGAAGAATGGATTCCTCTACCAATTAAGTTTATGATTGAAATAGATTCTGTTGAAGAAAAAGTAAATGGATCTTATAACATTTTTCATAGTAATAATGAAAAATATATTTCTGATGGTGTATTGTATGACGATTATATTAAACTAGAAAATGAAGAAAAAATATATCTGACTTGGGATATAAATGATGAAGTTGAAGGAGATATATATCCAAAAAGATTTTTTGGATATATAGAAAAAGAGAATCGAGAATTTAGATTTGAAGTAAAAAGAGAACGAATCATAGGAGATAGGATAGAACCAATTGAAGATGATTATATAAGTCAAAAGGAAATGATAATTTTCCCTGACTTAATTTTTACTTCCAGTATTGACCTTGGAGCTGGTAGCTGGTCACCAATTACAATTGAATATACTAATAATTTGCCAGTTTGGGAGTTGATTAATATTGGAGAGAGCATAAGAGGGAGACAACCTGGAAGTATTCGTTTTGTTCACCATCGATCTTATAATTATTATTTTACCATGGCAAGTTTTGCTCCTGAATATTTGAGAAATTATAGAAATACTGAAAATACATTAAATTATTTAAAACGTTGGTCTGTTAAAAGTTTATATACTTATAATTTATATAATAAATTTATTACAGAATTAAAAGAAAGTGAAAAGAATGTATATAACTATTATATTGATGTACATGGCCTCAGCAGTGAGGAAGCAAGAGATGCAACTGACAGGGTTATTTCTAGGATTATAGACAGGGCTGCTGGATCTTACCCTGGTTCTTCTACTTATCCTGAAAATTTTTCATATGATTATATCTCACCATTATTTGAAGCTATTATTAATAATGCTGATTTGTATCTTATAGAAAAGCTCCTTAAAGAGGAAAATGATCCAGAATACAAAATCGAAGCCCTAAAAGCCGGTATGCTTTATAATAGATCAATAGAAGTAGTTGAAATGATAGCGAGAGATATTGTTTATAATGACGAAATGATCTTATCAACAAGTACAATATCATGTTCACTAGGATCATTGGAAATGTTGGAATTACTTATTGAACTGGGTATTAATATTGATCAAGAAAATGTATTTGCGAAAACTCCTTTATATTATGCGATACAATATAGTTACTTTGATGCAGTTAAATTATTAGTAGAAAATGGAGCTAATGTAAATCATGAATATGGATATTCTGAGGAATACTTAGAATATCTATTTTGGGAAAGGGAGAGAGTAACACAAAAAAGAACACCTTTGATGCATGCAGCTCAACATTCTAATGTAGAGATGATGGAGTATTTAGTGGAAATGGGAGCAGATTTATATGCAGTTGATGAATATGGGAGTAATGTTCTTGATTATGCCAACAGGAAAGGCAAGAGTAATAATATCGAATTTTTAGAGCTTAAATTATCGGAGTAA
- a CDS encoding ribonuclease HII yields MKFHELTIKEIKSYLASQDLNNFDMNIFDLLEKDERTGVHKLSRKYKSLLEKEEAKKENWKKMNSHIFDLEKEGFELIAGIDEAGRGPLAGPVVAASVILDSKKPIYGLDDSKKLSEKRREELYEIIKRDALYVGVGIIDNNIIDEVNILQATFKAMKKAIDDMNTIPDYILVDGNRKIPDLKIKQKAIIDGDCLINSIAAASIIAKVTRDRIIDDYDKEFPQYRFKSNKGYGTKEHIDALKKYGSTPIHRLSFSVVNKYHIKYFRESIKQTTNPIELKKLGERIAESSFFSKDNLRELRNLYQEKYRELNSAANF; encoded by the coding sequence ATGAAATTTCATGAATTAACTATTAAGGAAATTAAGTCGTATTTAGCTTCACAAGATTTGAATAATTTTGATATGAATATTTTCGATTTATTAGAAAAAGATGAAAGAACAGGAGTACATAAATTATCCAGAAAATATAAAAGCTTATTAGAAAAAGAAGAGGCTAAAAAAGAGAACTGGAAGAAAATGAATTCCCATATTTTTGACTTAGAAAAAGAGGGGTTTGAATTAATTGCTGGTATTGATGAAGCAGGACGTGGACCATTAGCAGGTCCAGTTGTAGCAGCATCAGTTATATTAGACTCTAAAAAGCCAATTTATGGATTGGATGACTCCAAAAAATTAAGTGAAAAACGAAGAGAAGAATTATATGAAATAATAAAACGTGATGCCCTTTATGTAGGTGTTGGAATTATAGATAATAATATAATTGATGAAGTAAATATATTACAGGCTACTTTTAAAGCAATGAAAAAAGCCATTGATGATATGAATACTATTCCTGATTATATATTGGTAGATGGAAATCGGAAGATTCCTGATTTAAAGATAAAACAAAAGGCTATAATTGATGGTGACTGTTTGATAAATTCTATTGCCGCTGCCTCAATTATTGCTAAAGTAACAAGAGATAGAATTATTGATGATTATGATAAGGAATTTCCTCAATATAGATTTAAAAGTAATAAAGGATATGGAACAAAAGAACATATAGATGCTTTGAAAAAATATGGGAGTACTCCAATACATCGTTTGTCTTTTTCTGTGGTTAATAAATATCATATCAAGTATTTTCGTGAGAGCATTAAACAGACTACAAATCCCATAGAATTGAAAAAACTAGGGGAAAGAATTGCTGAAAGTTCATTTTTCTCTAAAGATAATCTCAGAGAATTACGTAACTTATATCAAGAAAAATATAGAGAGTTGAATTCTGCAGCTAATTTCTAG
- the ylxM gene encoding YlxM family DNA-binding protein, giving the protein MLDKAIKIGILFDFYGELLTEKQQNAIELYYFQDLSLSEIAERLEISRQGVYDHLNRGEEILNDYEHRLGLVAKYELLKNEIEELNEYIKGKSLHYSIKSDLEKRINRIKERL; this is encoded by the coding sequence ATGCTAGATAAAGCAATTAAAATTGGAATATTATTTGATTTTTATGGTGAACTACTCACTGAAAAGCAACAAAATGCAATAGAATTGTATTATTTCCAAGACTTATCTTTGAGTGAAATTGCAGAAAGATTGGAAATAAGCAGGCAGGGTGTTTATGATCACTTAAATCGTGGAGAAGAAATCTTAAATGATTATGAACATAGACTTGGGCTTGTTGCTAAATATGAGCTTTTAAAAAATGAGATTGAAGAATTGAATGAATATATCAAAGGAAAATCACTTCATTATTCAATAAAAAGTGACTTAGAAAAAAGAATTAATAGAATCAAAGAACGCCTTTAA
- a CDS encoding KH domain-containing protein — protein sequence MKGLVETIAKSIVDHPDQVFVNEVEGEKSIILEVTVADNDMGKIIGKQGRIARAIRTVVKAAATKEGKKVIVDIQEND from the coding sequence ATGAAAGGATTAGTTGAAACAATTGCTAAGTCAATAGTTGATCATCCTGATCAGGTTTTCGTAAATGAAGTTGAAGGTGAAAAATCTATTATTCTTGAAGTAACTGTTGCTGATAATGATATGGGTAAAATAATTGGTAAACAGGGTAGAATAGCAAGGGCGATTAGAACTGTTGTAAAAGCAGCTGCAACTAAAGAAGGAAAAAAGGTTATTGTAGATATTCAAGAAAATGATTAA
- the ylqF gene encoding ribosome biogenesis GTPase YlqF, whose amino-acid sequence MIQWYPGHMAKAKRILEKDLKLVDLVVEVLDARIPLSSRNPDLDDLLEDKLRIIAINKIDLANPLITKEWKNHFKKDFNVVEINSLTGKGIKELLNYIKDECTKINKAILKKGRNKRDIRIMIIGVPNVGKSALINALAGSNITKTANRPGVTRGRQWITIAKDIELLDTPGILWPKFDDEDVGYKLAITGAIRDQVFDQELVAYKLIEYIINIDQEILENKFEILINTDEPYDILPLIGRKAGCLMSGGKVDRLRTSKKLISTFRDGKLGKISLEKVGDEK is encoded by the coding sequence ATGATTCAATGGTATCCAGGCCATATGGCAAAAGCTAAAAGAATCCTGGAAAAAGATTTGAAATTAGTAGACTTAGTAGTAGAAGTACTTGATGCTAGAATACCATTGAGTAGTCGTAATCCGGATTTAGATGATCTTTTAGAAGATAAACTAAGGATAATAGCTATAAATAAAATTGACCTTGCTAATCCTCTAATTACAAAAGAATGGAAAAATCATTTTAAAAAAGACTTTAATGTTGTAGAGATTAATTCTTTGACCGGTAAAGGAATAAAAGAATTATTAAATTATATAAAAGATGAATGTACCAAAATAAATAAAGCTATTTTAAAAAAGGGAAGAAATAAAAGAGATATTAGAATTATGATAATTGGTGTGCCCAATGTGGGTAAATCTGCTTTGATAAATGCTTTAGCAGGTTCTAATATAACCAAAACCGCTAATAGACCTGGTGTAACTAGGGGACGGCAATGGATTACTATTGCAAAAGATATTGAACTACTTGATACACCTGGTATTCTCTGGCCAAAGTTTGATGATGAAGATGTAGGATACAAATTAGCTATAACTGGAGCAATTAGAGATCAAGTATTTGATCAAGAATTAGTTGCATATAAATTAATTGAATATATTATAAATATAGATCAAGAAATTCTTGAAAATAAATTTGAAATTCTAATTAACACTGATGAGCCCTATGATATCCTTCCATTAATAGGAAGGAAAGCAGGATGCTTAATGTCTGGTGGTAAAGTAGATCGTCTTCGTACTTCCAAAAAATTAATTTCTACTTTCCGTGATGGTAAGTTGGGAAAAATTAGCTTAGAAAAAGTAGGAGATGAAAAGTAA
- the rimM gene encoding ribosome maturation factor RimM (Essential for efficient processing of 16S rRNA) gives MNEKFIDIGKITKNQGNKGELRVLPLTDFPERYENLEEVYLSKDDLFFKKQIESIRYHKNFVIVKFHDVNNIGQALEYRDFIIQIPETELLPLEEDELYIDDIIGYRFYTEDGEFLGELRDVLSTGGTDVFMVSGESKDYMIPAAREIIIEVDNDEEKMLIKVIPGLLDL, from the coding sequence ATGAATGAGAAATTTATTGATATTGGTAAGATTACTAAAAATCAGGGAAATAAAGGTGAATTGAGAGTTCTACCTTTAACAGATTTTCCTGAAAGATATGAAAACCTAGAAGAAGTTTATCTTTCTAAAGACGATCTATTTTTTAAAAAACAAATTGAATCTATACGCTACCATAAGAACTTTGTTATAGTTAAATTCCATGATGTTAATAATATAGGTCAAGCTCTAGAATATAGGGATTTTATAATTCAGATTCCAGAAACAGAACTTCTTCCTCTAGAAGAGGATGAACTCTATATTGATGATATTATTGGCTATAGATTCTATACAGAAGATGGGGAGTTTTTAGGTGAACTCCGTGATGTTCTTAGTACAGGTGGGACAGATGTTTTTATGGTAAGTGGTGAAAGTAAAGATTATATGATACCTGCAGCTAGAGAAATAATAATTGAAGTAGATAATGATGAAGAAAAAATGCTAATAAAAGTAATTCCAGGTTTACTAGATTTATAA
- the ffh gene encoding signal recognition particle protein — MIFEGLAEKLQDTFKKLKGKGKLNEKDVKTILREVKMALLEADVNFKVVKKFTKKIQERAVGHEVMESLTPGQQVIKIVNEELTELMGGQKSELLISNKPPTVIMMVGLQGAGKTTHTGKLARMLKQKGKSPLMVAADIYRPAAIKQLQVLGERLDVPVFSMGDQKNPVDIVKAGLSHAESQNNDIVLVDTAGRLHIDEAMMDELKAIKKNIKPNEILLVVDAMTGQDAVNVAENFDKALGIDGVILTKLDGDARGGAALSIKAVTGKPIKFVGMGEKLDALEEFHPDRMSSRILGMGDVLSLIEKAEANLDEKKARELEEKLRKNEFTFDDFLEQMQQVRNMGPLDQIMGMIPGMAGASQLKNFQVDEKQLDHIQAIISSMTAEERRKPELINGSRRRRISKGSGTSIQEVNRLLKQFKQTKKMMKQFSDMSRGKGKLKGKLPFFG; from the coding sequence ATGATATTTGAAGGTTTAGCAGAAAAGCTACAAGATACCTTTAAGAAATTAAAGGGTAAAGGAAAATTGAATGAAAAAGATGTCAAAACAATTTTAAGAGAAGTAAAAATGGCATTATTAGAAGCTGACGTTAATTTTAAGGTTGTTAAAAAATTTACTAAAAAAATTCAAGAACGTGCTGTTGGACATGAAGTTATGGAAAGTTTAACACCTGGACAACAAGTTATAAAAATTGTTAATGAAGAATTGACTGAATTAATGGGTGGTCAAAAAAGTGAGTTGCTAATTTCAAATAAGCCTCCGACAGTCATTATGATGGTTGGTCTTCAGGGTGCAGGTAAGACAACCCATACAGGAAAATTAGCCAGGATGTTAAAACAAAAGGGTAAGAGTCCTTTAATGGTAGCTGCGGATATTTATCGTCCTGCTGCTATTAAGCAATTGCAAGTTTTAGGCGAAAGACTTGATGTACCTGTTTTTTCTATGGGTGATCAAAAAAATCCTGTAGATATCGTAAAAGCAGGATTAAGTCATGCCGAATCACAGAACAACGATATAGTACTTGTAGATACTGCTGGTCGTCTTCATATCGATGAAGCAATGATGGATGAATTAAAGGCAATTAAGAAAAATATAAAACCAAATGAAATTTTACTTGTAGTAGATGCCATGACTGGGCAGGATGCTGTTAATGTAGCAGAAAATTTTGATAAGGCTCTTGGTATTGATGGCGTAATCCTTACAAAACTTGATGGAGATGCTCGTGGTGGTGCAGCTCTTTCAATTAAAGCTGTTACTGGTAAACCTATAAAATTCGTTGGTATGGGTGAAAAACTTGATGCTTTAGAAGAATTCCACCCAGATAGGATGTCTTCCCGTATTTTAGGCATGGGAGATGTTTTAAGTCTTATTGAAAAAGCGGAAGCAAATCTAGATGAGAAGAAAGCTAGAGAACTAGAAGAAAAACTAAGAAAAAATGAATTTACTTTTGATGATTTTTTAGAGCAAATGCAACAGGTTCGCAATATGGGACCTTTAGATCAAATCATGGGTATGATTCCAGGTATGGCTGGTGCAAGTCAACTAAAGAATTTTCAAGTTGATGAAAAACAATTAGATCATATACAGGCGATTATTAGTTCTATGACAGCTGAAGAAAGAAGAAAACCAGAACTTATTAACGGAAGTCGTCGTAGAAGGATTTCTAAAGGAAGTGGAACTAGTATTCAGGAAGTAAATCGTCTCTTAAAACAATTTAAACAAACAAAGAAAATGATGAAACAATTCAGTGATATGTCAAGAGGAAAAGGTAAGTTAAAAGGGAAGTTACCTTTCTTTGGATAG
- a CDS encoding RNA methyltransferase codes for MGRLDADVFVGLLHYPIQNKKGDVITTTITNLDLHDISRACKSYDINKYFVINPIESQKSLAQRMKEYWTSEYGAKYNPNRNEAFSVLEICNDLEESVKTIKDITGKEPVLIATDARPYPNTISYKKLRKLIIENERPIYLIFGTGWGIIEEEMRSYDYILEPIWGRGDFNHLSVRSAASIIMDRLLSEEWWV; via the coding sequence ATGGGTAGATTAGATGCAGATGTATTTGTTGGCTTATTACATTATCCAATTCAGAATAAGAAAGGTGATGTAATTACAACAACTATAACAAATCTTGATCTTCATGATATATCAAGGGCCTGTAAAAGTTATGATATAAATAAATATTTTGTGATTAATCCAATTGAATCTCAAAAGTCACTAGCACAAAGAATGAAAGAATATTGGACTAGTGAATATGGAGCCAAATATAATCCAAACCGAAATGAAGCCTTTTCGGTACTTGAAATATGCAATGATCTTGAGGAATCAGTTAAGACAATTAAAGATATTACAGGTAAAGAGCCAGTTTTGATAGCTACTGATGCTCGTCCTTATCCTAATACCATCTCTTATAAAAAATTAAGAAAACTTATCATAGAAAATGAAAGACCTATCTACCTGATATTTGGAACTGGTTGGGGAATTATAGAAGAAGAAATGCGTTCTTATGATTATATTCTTGAGCCTATCTGGGGTCGGGGGGATTTTAATCATCTTTCTGTAAGAAGTGCTGCCTCTATTATAATGGATAGATTGCTTTCGGAAGAGTGGTGGGTATAA
- the rplS gene encoding 50S ribosomal protein L19, whose protein sequence is MSNIIKDIENSQLRDDIPEFNAGDTLKLMIKVVEGGKERLQPYEGVVIKRQGGGARETFTIRKISHGVGVEKTFPVHSPKLAEINVLRRGDVRRAKLYYLRERKGKAARIKEKRD, encoded by the coding sequence ATGAGCAATATTATTAAAGATATTGAAAATAGTCAACTTAGAGATGATATACCTGAATTTAATGCAGGTGATACATTAAAACTTATGATTAAAGTTGTTGAAGGTGGTAAAGAACGCTTACAACCTTATGAAGGCGTTGTTATAAAACGTCAGGGTGGTGGCGCTAGAGAGACATTTACTATTAGAAAAATTTCTCATGGTGTTGGTGTAGAAAAAACTTTCCCTGTACATTCTCCAAAACTTGCAGAAATTAACGTCTTACGTCGTGGTGATGTAAGAAGAGCTAAGCTTTACTATTTACGTGAAAGAAAAGGTAAAGCTGCTAGAATTAAAGAAAAAAGAGATTAA
- the pyrF gene encoding orotidine-5'-phosphate decarboxylase yields the protein MSEKDFAKARKKLIVALDTSDEKKLKKLLKDLGETVDIFKVGLEQYLASRGKVLDLLKKKNKKVFLDLKFHDIPNTMAAAARRAVSENVWMFNIHVTGSEAMRQVMNAAQEEAKKLEFDCPKIIGVTVLTSLSDEDLKQLGYENTAAESVLTRANLAKEAGLDGVVSSAKEAASIKNEVAKDFITVCPGVRPVWASKGDQKRIMTPSAAIKEGADYLVVGRPITQSDNPAESASKILSEMEEVL from the coding sequence ATGTCTGAAAAAGATTTTGCTAAAGCCCGGAAGAAATTAATTGTTGCTCTGGATACATCTGATGAAAAGAAGTTAAAAAAATTATTGAAAGATTTAGGGGAAACTGTAGATATCTTCAAGGTTGGATTAGAACAATATCTAGCAAGCAGAGGTAAAGTTCTAGATCTTTTAAAAAAGAAAAACAAAAAGGTTTTTCTTGATTTGAAATTTCATGATATCCCTAATACTATGGCTGCAGCTGCTAGAAGGGCGGTTAGTGAAAATGTCTGGATGTTTAATATCCATGTTACTGGTAGTGAGGCGATGAGACAAGTTATGAATGCAGCTCAGGAAGAGGCAAAAAAACTGGAATTTGATTGCCCAAAAATTATAGGAGTTACAGTATTAACTTCTCTTTCTGATGAAGACTTAAAGCAATTAGGATATGAAAATACAGCAGCAGAAAGTGTACTTACCCGTGCTAATTTAGCAAAAGAAGCTGGCTTAGATGGTGTAGTATCATCTGCAAAAGAGGCAGCCTCTATCAAGAATGAAGTGGCTAAGGATTTCATTACTGTCTGTCCAGGAGTTAGGCCTGTATGGGCAAGTAAAGGTGATCAGAAGCGAATTATGACACCATCGGCTGCCATTAAAGAAGGTGCAGATTATTTAGTTGTAGGACGACCTATTACACAATCAGATAATCCTGCTGAGTCAGCCAGTAAAATATTAAGTGAAATGGAGGAAGTATTATGA